The Salinibaculum sp. SYNS191 genome has a window encoding:
- a CDS encoding SIMPL domain-containing protein, whose amino-acid sequence MGRQLVALVVVGLFLAGLVGIGLGASPGGPVEQVDGGNASTATISVSGDGTVTAEPDQAVVALAVTATGTQPSAATETLANETAGLRDALRATPPVSSVTTTGYQLFEREENRTRSYVARQSFELVVDDPDVVGRVVDIAVAAGATSVDGASFTLSEDRRRELRETALDRAVEDARAEATTLAASSNLVLGPVRSLSTGGDGVGPVAETALRGGTVIDQGPVTVRATVQVTYAAEPGPTVEPTPTAGPANGTVGTEQPATATAATDVPATEDG is encoded by the coding sequence ATGGGACGCCAACTCGTTGCGCTCGTCGTGGTCGGTCTCTTTCTCGCCGGCCTCGTCGGCATCGGTCTCGGAGCCTCGCCCGGAGGGCCAGTCGAACAGGTCGACGGCGGCAACGCCAGCACGGCGACGATATCGGTCTCCGGCGACGGCACCGTGACGGCGGAACCCGACCAGGCAGTGGTCGCACTCGCGGTGACGGCGACCGGCACACAGCCGAGTGCGGCGACGGAAACCCTCGCCAACGAGACTGCCGGCCTCCGGGACGCGCTCCGGGCGACGCCGCCGGTCAGCTCCGTCACGACGACCGGCTATCAACTGTTCGAGCGCGAGGAGAACCGGACGCGGTCGTACGTCGCACGGCAGTCCTTCGAACTCGTGGTCGACGACCCCGATGTGGTCGGCCGCGTGGTCGACATCGCCGTCGCGGCAGGTGCAACCTCGGTCGATGGCGCCTCCTTCACGCTCTCCGAGGACCGCCGACGGGAACTCCGCGAGACCGCGCTCGACCGTGCCGTCGAGGACGCGCGGGCCGAGGCGACGACACTCGCCGCGAGTTCGAACCTGGTGCTCGGGCCGGTCCGCTCCCTCTCGACGGGCGGCGACGGGGTCGGTCCCGTCGCCGAGACGGCACTGCGGGGCGGCACGGTCATCGACCAGGGACCGGTGACGGTCCGTGCCACTGTCCAGGTGACCTACGCCGCCGAGCCGGGCCCGACGGTCGAGCCGACCCCGACCGCGGGGCCGGCAAACGGGACTGTCGGCACCGAGCAACCCGCGACGGCGACCGCAGCGACCGACGTGCCAGCGACCGAGGACGGCTAG
- a CDS encoding sensor domain-containing protein: MSAHTTSTGSPQSLPDRLLGPVTDRQTYRNLVYVLLRFPLGVAYFTVFLTGLTVGLALTPLLVGIPLLVGVLAGATFAAAFEAHLARELLGVDVSYEPLTPAGDSLVPYAKELVTDVRTYLLVAYFFATFGIGLATFVAVVTLVVLAAVLAVAPLTYWLPFTEYRLFVVDGVGRVAIDTLPEALVASAVGIALFVVALHAFNVLARVLGAVTKTVLS; this comes from the coding sequence ATGTCCGCCCACACCACCTCCACCGGTTCCCCGCAGTCTCTCCCCGACAGACTGCTCGGGCCGGTAACCGACCGACAGACCTACCGGAACCTCGTGTACGTCCTCCTGCGGTTCCCGCTCGGCGTCGCGTACTTCACCGTCTTCCTCACCGGCCTGACCGTCGGCCTCGCGCTGACGCCGCTTCTGGTCGGTATTCCGCTGCTCGTCGGCGTTCTCGCCGGCGCGACGTTCGCCGCCGCCTTCGAGGCCCACCTGGCCCGGGAACTGCTCGGCGTCGACGTGAGCTACGAACCGCTGACGCCCGCCGGCGACTCCCTCGTCCCGTACGCGAAGGAACTCGTCACCGACGTCCGGACGTACCTGCTCGTCGCGTACTTCTTCGCCACGTTCGGCATCGGCCTTGCCACCTTCGTCGCCGTCGTGACGCTGGTGGTACTGGCCGCCGTCCTCGCCGTCGCGCCCCTGACCTACTGGCTGCCCTTCACCGAGTACAGACTGTTCGTCGTCGATGGCGTCGGCCGTGTGGCAATCGACACGCTCCCCGAGGCACTGGTCGCGAGCGCCGTCGGTATCGCCCTGTTCGTCGTCGCGTTGCACGCCTTCAACGTGCTCGCCCGGGTCCTCGGGGCGGTCACGAAGACAGTGCTGTCCTGA